Part of the Nicotiana sylvestris chromosome 2, ASM39365v2, whole genome shotgun sequence genome, CGCATTAAAGTCTGTTGTGAACAAGGAGTAGGATAAAAGCATCACAGATCAAATTAATCATTGGCTAAATTAAGTAATGTGgtatctttatttatttttaattttatccaCAAATATATAAGCGAGAAGAAACACCATTAAACATACAAATGGGACACCCAATAACTGATCAAGTTGTCacctttatcttcttcttcttcttcttctttgtatgCTCTTTATCAGCACTGAGTCAACTCAGCTACCATTTTCATGTGACTCGTCAAACCCAGTTACCAGTTCATTTCCCTTCTGCAACGCCACCTTACCCATCCCCCAAAGGATAAATGACCTCGTGTCACGCCTTAAGTTGGAGGAAAAAATATAACGCTGGTTAATTTGTGATGCTATTCAACTTTGAATTGTTTCCttctctagagctgaaattcgtcagttacaaacaaaaactttagctttagagctgaagatcgccagttacaaaaacaaaaacttcagctccagttacaaaaacaaaaactttagcaattacaaacaaaaacttcagcaaatagagaacaaaacttagttactatgcttaagttcagcaattacaaacaaaaacttcagcacacttgctacttcagtcccatctactagaatgctgaagttttgtgtgTTTGTCTTTGCTCTTCAGGTCCGTATACTGAAATTACGCGAAAAAATGggtacgtttgcaattttttttgcaaagcggacacaatttaaaacgtgacccaaaaaacggATATAGATGCACATCTCCCAAAAATCAATTAAAGCTGAGCTGAGGGAGTAAAATAAGATAATTAACAATAAATGAATAAAGGGAGCTCAATTGGAGAATGATCATTAACATTTATTAAATTGCTTTACTCATTGAACATCAGACAAAATCTCTTAAAACTTTCTTCGAGCTTCGCGTCTATAAATATCATCCCGGCCCCTAGAGACATCTTCCTCCATAACCTGCAGTTTTGAACAAAGCTTGCTGGACGTCTTCAGACCTCAAAATTCTTCGATGCTCCGTTGCCTAAAAAATAAACGATGAAATAGACCAATAATATATTTAGTAGGCCTTTGGATAAGTACTTTAGATGGACTTGGAAAAAAGTATTCGAAAATGAGATGAAAAGAAATTGTGGGATTAAGTTTAATCTGGACGGAAATATTCACTTGAAAAACAAGCTTTTGATGGTTGAAAATACAATATATGAGAGGAAAACATTATTTCACTTGAATACACCACCAATTTTCCAATATACCACTAAAATACTAAAGttcactatttgcaaatattgaatATTGAACTGCTCGAACAGGTTGAGGATCAAAATGATTATTAGGGCATATAATAGCACCAGAATTTACCAGATGGATGTAGTAATTGACGAAGAACATGGTGAAAGTAGATGTTACCTCGGAACAAGAAGCTCGCATTGAAAAGTCACTGAAACAGCTGACAACACATTGTTGCACGTCAAGACCTAATGCTTCTATTGTGCTTACTGTGGATAAAACTAGTCCAGGCTTCGCTGCGCAACATATCTCTATCCTCGTctcctcatttctcctttctacATCAAACTGTAATACAGTAGTAGTATTTTTTTTTCACCCACACAACGAGAAAGTCGTCACATCTCTTATCCTAATATTAAAAAGTATTCCTCCCTCTAGAAAGAGACGATTTTTCCAAACAAGATTGTAATATAATAAAAGTATTCTTTTGAGAAGTGGACGAATACTAGTCGAGATAATTATTAAGATAAAATTTGTACCTTTGGAGGGTTTTTGACAAATGCTTCATTAGGCTTTAGCTCTTTGTAATTTCCCATAAATTTCCTATCCTTAGTTTCGTCTTCCATTTCATGATCTTCACGCAACCTGTGAATTTTATCTATGAGCTCCTTCATGTAATCAATTGTATCTCCAAGTATGGATGTTCTGTCCATCTGATAAAAAAAAGATGAATTATTCAATTAGCGCATTCTACACTACAACGAGAAACTGTATAAATTTTTTTACACAATCACGTCAATTATTAGGTGATTACCTATAGATTTCTTGGTAATTAAAAGTTAAGTGAATAAAAATATATGGTAACTAATCTATTATCATACATTTTAAAATTCATTAATACTAGTAATATTTACGAGTTTAAATGAAGAGAATGTAAGGGTGATGGATGATTCACCTTGCTTATTTTGGGAACAATGGATCTAAGCATGGAGAGACGGTCATTGAGTCGTTTCCTTCTCCTCCTTTCTGCCATTAGATTTTTAGAGGGCTGCCCCTCAACCTTCTTAACTTTAGTACTACTCTTCTTTTCTCCCATATTATTAATTCTTGAAGCGGCTTCTTCCATTTTGACCTTGTTATTAAAACAGCTTGAATCTTGTCCCAGGCCAATATGGCCATGAAAATCGGTAGAAATAAGGCCAACTCCTTCTCCTTCCTCCACAGTGGCTCTATTACTGTACTCTTCTTGAATATAATTAGTTGAATCAACTTCAGCTGGGGCTGTAATAAAAGCATCAAGAAAAGGGTAAGATTCTTGTGGAGTGAAAGCAGGACATGGAAAGCTGGATTCTGCAGGTGAAATGAGCTCTAAAAGGGAAGAGTTTTGGGCTATAAATTCTGGGTTTTGTTGATAAAAGCTGGATGATTCAATGTTCCATGCATTTGGGAAGAGTTCCTTTACTCCACTTGTAAAACTATTCCAACTTTCTATCCTCGGAGACAGCAATTCCTCTaaaaaatcctgttgagtgagctccatctttttcttttctctctctctcaaacGTCAAAAATTGAATAGACGGGTTATAAGAACGTGACGTCGCATCTATATATAGACAAAGAGTACTATATTTTTATATTAGTCATATTATATTAATAATAATATTATTCCATCCGTTTTATTTTATATAGTGTGTTTGATTGCGATGATTGTTTCAAGATTTTGATTATGGGCATCCAACAAAATATAAAGATGTCGCATAAGATATAAATATGTGTCAAGAGAATtcaagaatatatatatacaaaaagtaCGTTATATGGTATATATAGTGTCTTAGCATGTACGAAAAGTATCCTAAGAACTTATGAATTGTCATTTCAATTGAACCTCTTTCACCAAGGTAGCAATTTCTTTGTTGATTGAGTatgaagtttaaaaaaaaatagcaaaaagtATACTATAAAATGTAAAAAACTAGTACTATCATTTTTTGAAGTAAAAAGATGTCATATTCGAAGTTAAGATGGCAGATGTTTATAATATATCGTTGTACGTTTAGGTATTTTTGCTTTTAGTTAATGTCACCTGGAGCACAAGATTAGAACGGAATCTGACCTTTTTCCTATTTTCTGGTGTAATGCATAGGAgggcccttttttctttttcctttcccaTAAATATATACTTACGTAGGAGTATTATATATACCTCGGTCTCTGAAGTCTGTTCCCTGTAAGGTTTAGTAGTTTAAGGTCATTTTCACCAAAATCTGTAATCAGACAGAAATCATATTTAAAATCACAATCTTCTGAAATGTTTGACCCACCAGCCTGTCTGAATCGAAAAAGATAGACTCGGACCTCCCGCTAGCATCATCTATGTAACCCTGCCAGCCAAAGTTTCTTTGCATATTTTTGGTTCCCCTGTTCTACGCTTATTAGTAGTAACTTTTTCCTGATTTCTGGTTGGTGACAAAGACTAATGCCTTTTTCTCTCCTTTTCAATTAAATCTGGAAAACTCTTTACATAATGCAAGCAACACTTGCTTTTTTTAGCACCAACTTGACATGCATAGACTAAGTGAATACACAAGTATTTTGTCCATTGAAGCTGAGGCTTAGAGATATAGGGgttcttttctttattatattatattttataatAATATCACCAATAGCAATGTGTAAAAGAAGTGTCAATGCACTAGTCATGCTgttcaaaattatttttctaactAAAACTTTGGTCTTATGATTGAACCTATGTCACAATGTCATGTTTCTTCTGATCGATAACAAAAGGTCTCCATTCATTAGCTAACCTAAATGAAAATTATTAGCTTAACAAACAGGAAACTTATCTAATTGAAAGGACCACCTATATATACCTATTCGTACAAGCttaaaaaatcagcttattttgataaatattttttttcaaaagtactttggGTGAGAATtaatttgtgtttgactaattaatttaaaaaatacttCTAAACAACAATTCGTGTTTGGTCAAGTTTTTAAAAAGTGTTTGTAAGTGTATtcttttcaaaagtgcttttggagagaaattatttttttctatttttccaaaaCTAATTCTGTTTTTACataaaagcatttttttttctttcaaaagcttggtcaaacactttaactttaaaaaaaatactttttaaaaataaaaaaaatttaattttgaaaaagcttggccaaataaaCTAATAATGCAGTTAGCCAAGTTAAAGTACACAGAGGTTTATGCAGTTAGCTAAGCTTCAGAAGACAAAGGTTGAGAATACGTCGAAAGCACACAAAACAAGAAGAGCATCATAGGCGACATCACGTGAACATAGTCCCAAAAGGCAAATAGATAACTACTAGTAGTCAAGCACATGCAAGTCAAGCTGTGGATTTTCCAGATGTGCCAAAAGTTAGCAATTAAAATCATTCACTAACAAAAAGTTTTAAATTTTCAATTAATGTTTCCTTTTGctattacatatatatataccatAAACACGACCAATCAAATTAACAACATGTGTTGAGATTATTTAATAGATAGCCACATTGTAATTATTTTATATTTACATAATCTATTCTTTGTATAGGCCAATTTTATAATAAGTTAGGCTATCATTGTAATGAGTAGTTAGTGGAGTTAGTTGTATACATATATAAGTCATTGTACAAATATTTTGATGTAAGAAGAATTTATTTTCTCTCCTTCATCTATTTTTCTAAGCTTCTCAGTGAAGTctttcttcttcgtccattagagCTCAATCTGAGTCCATCACCATTGTTGACCTTCAGTATTTTGTCATGATATCAGATCCTAGGCTCCGACTCGTTCCTTAATCACTCGATTCAGTCGATTTCTGTCAAAGTTTCACTCAATTTTCTCTCATTTTCTCCTCTTCGAGAATTTTTTATCATAATTAGGGCAAAATTTCAGAAGGTAAATTTCTGTTAATTTCTGATTGCTATCTGATAGTGAGACAATTTCTACATTTCTGAATAATGTTAATGGACAAGGAAATCCTAGATTCATCTAGCCCGTTGTACATGCATCCTTCAGAGAACCTTGGAACGATGCTGGTACCGACGGCTTTCGACGACACTAGTTATAGATCCTGGAAAAGAGGAGTGCTTAGGGAATTATCTATGAAGAACAAGGTCGGTTTTATCACTAGAAAGGTTAAGAAGCCAGATCCAACTCA contains:
- the LOC104228004 gene encoding transcription factor bHLH93-like, whose protein sequence is MELTQQDFLEELLSPRIESWNSFTSGVKELFPNAWNIESSSFYQQNPEFIAQNSSLLELISPAESSFPCPAFTPQESYPFLDAFITAPAEVDSTNYIQEEYSNRATVEEGEGVGLISTDFHGHIGLGQDSSCFNNKVKMEEAASRINNMGEKKSSTKVKKVEGQPSKNLMAERRRRKRLNDRLSMLRSIVPKISKMDRTSILGDTIDYMKELIDKIHRLREDHEMEDETKDRKFMGNYKELKPNEAFVKNPPKFDVERRNEETRIEICCAAKPGLVLSTVSTIEALGLDVQQCVVSCFSDFSMRASCSEATEHRRILRSEDVQQALFKTAGYGGRCL